CGACACGGTCCTGGCGGAGAAGGGCGAGGTGTTCGCGCCCGAGGACGATGCCTGAAACTCCGCCGGGCCGGGTGGTTGCCGTCGCGCCGGTCCGGGCCGATGTAGGAGGCATGCCCCAACCCGAACACCAGCGTGCCGCCCCGAGACCTCCCGCACGCGCTGCGTCCGGCGGCGCGCCGGGAGCCCTGCGGGTGGTTCCCGTCGCGAGCGGCCCGATCCTCGACGCGCGGACGCGCCTGCGGCTCGGCCAGCAATTGCGGGCGCTCTACGATCCGGTGATCGACGAGGCTCTGGATCCGCGGCTGGCGGAGCTGCTGCAGCAGCTCGACGCGGACCGGGCGGGCGGCGCTTCGACCTGAGGGCCTCTCAGTGAGCGCGTCCCCGGTCCGGGAACCGGACGGGGGCTCCCATCGGTGGATCGGGGGGATGTCGCACCGACGGGAGCCGAGCCGAGCCGACGGATCGACCCAACCCGCTTCATGTCGCCCAGGAGCGGGCCGGCGCGCTTTCACCTAAGTCAAATTCGTCGCTGAATACCGCGAGAGAAATGTCGAATTCTCGTATTCGGCATTGAAAGCCGGACCGGCTTGGGTCTGATCCGGTCGATGCGGCCAATCGGCGACGGCGCGCCGAAAGCGTCTCGTCTCGGGTCTGGAACCGCTGCGCCGCCGTCTTTGCGGCCGAAGCGCAGAACGTCAGGGCGCTGCCACATGCGACGCCCTCGCGCCGCTCGTGAGACGCGACGGAAGGCTGCCCGGGGACCGGATCAGACCGTGGCGCCGGTCACCGAGAGCATCACCCCGTCATTGCCGATCTCGGAGCCGCTGTAGCCGAGCATCCGCGCGAGCTGCTCGCGGGCGCGCCAGACGCGGCTCTTCACGGTGCCGATCCGGCAGTTCATCACGGCGGCGGCTTCCTCGTAGCTCAGGTTCTCGATCGCGACGAGGACCAGCGCCTCGCGCATCACCGGCGCCAGCCGGTCGAGGGCGGCGCGCACGTCCTGAAGGTCGAGATGGCCGCCCTGCTCGGGCACGCTGGTCAGCCGCTCGGCGTGGTTGCCGTCGGTATCGGAGACCTCGCGGCCGTGCTTGCGGTGCTGGCTGTAGAAGACGTTGCGCAGGATCGTGAACAGCCACGCTTCCAGATTGGTGCCGGGGGTGAAGCCCCCGCGCCCGCGCCAGCCGCGCAGCAGCGTGTCCTGCACGAGGTCGTCGGCCGCAGCCGGGTCGCGGGTCAGGGAGACGGCGAACCGGTGCAGCGCCGGCACCACCTCCAGCAGACCCGCGCGGAACGTCCCGTCGCGTTCGCCCTCGGCCTGCACCAGCGCGGCCTCGAGGCGCGCTAGCAACTCGGCGAAGCGATCCGAGGTCGCCCCCGGCGCCGGGCCGATCCGGTCGTAGGCATGGCCGAGCAGGGTGCCGAGATGCGCGCGCACCGCCTCAGGCAGGCCGTGCCGGGTCTCCTCGACGGGATCCCCGGCCGCGTCCGCGAGGGAGAAATCCTCGACGGGATCGAGCAGCGATGAGCCTTCGGTAACGGGCATTCAGGTCCGGTCGTCGGCGTGCGGGCCGGTCGCGCCCGTGTGACCGGTTGTGGCGCGCCGAGGCGCCCCATGCCGCAACATGGGTTAGCCCTTTGCCCGAACGGGGCCTCAGGCCCGGGGGCTGAACCGCCGCGCCGCCGCGGCACCGACGAGCAGGGCCGCGCAGGCTCCGGCCGCGGCGAAGCCCACGCTCAGCGCTCCGGCGGACGGCACGCCTTTCCGGGCGCGCCAGCCCCGTCCGCGCCCGTGCCCTGCGGCAACGGAGCGCGCAGGGCGCCGTGGGTGCGCGGGCCCGGATCGGCCCGGTCGAGGGCGCCGCGGAAGCCGAGGCCCATGAGGTGCTCGGTCGGATACGGGGCCAGGGCGTAGCCCACCTGCGCGAGGCGGGCCGGCCAGCCGACCGCCACCTCGTCGCGCGGGTGGTGCACGAGGCGGATGAAGGTCTCGGCCACGGCCTCGGGTGCGTAGAACAGGTGTCCGGGATTGAGCCGCTTGCCCGTCACGTTGGCGCCGTGCTCCAGGCCCGGCGTGTCGACGATGGCGGGGAACACGCCGCAGACATGGATGTCCCGGTGGCGGGCGAGTTCCTGGCGCAGGCTTGCCGAGAAGCCCCGCAGGCCGAACTTGCTCGCCGTGTAGGCGGCCGCGAAGGGTGTCGGCGCCCAGCCGCCCATGGACACCGTGTTGATCAGCGTGCCCCGGCCGCGGTCGAGGAAGTGCGGCAGCACCGCGTAGGCGCCGTGGACCGCGCCCATAAGGTTCACCGCGATCGTCTGCCGGTGCAGGTCGAGCGGCGCGTCGAGCAGAGGGCCGAACACGCCGACCCCCGCGTTGTTGATCCAGACATCGATGCCGCCGAAGGTGCGGATCGACGCCCGGGCCAGGGCCGTCACGGCATCCGGGTCGGTGACGTCGGTGGGGATTGCCACGGCCTCGGCGCCCGACGCGCGCAGGCCCCGGACGATCTCGCCGAGCACCGCGGCCCGGCGTGCCGCCAGGACGACCCGGGCGCCCCGGGCCGCGAAGGCCTCGGCGGCGGCCCGGCCGATGCCGCTCGAGGCGCCCGTGATGACGACCGTCCCGCCCTTGAGCCGCGCCATGCCTGTTCTCCACGCCGCTTTGCAACTTCACGGCGAACCGTTGCGTGCATGACGGCGTTCCCCTTCGCGGCTGCGGCCATTCGAACGTGCCTTCATGGGTGCCGTTCGACGCTTGCCCGATGTCCAACCCCTGAGGTCCGCCGATGCCAGCCCCCGATCCAGTCCGCGCCGAGGCCGCCGGTCCCGAGGGGCACGCCTCGACGGTCTGGACGCTGGCGCTCGCCACCGCGCTGATCGGCCTGGTCGCGTTCCCGCGCCGGGCGGCGCGGCCGGCCGGCGGATCCTCCGGCCGGACGGGTCATCGCGCGGGTCATGGGGGCGGCAGCCAGGACGGTGCCCGGCGGCCCTCGCCCTCGCATGAGGGTGGCGAGGCTGAGGCCGTCGCCCGGAGCCAGGCCGATCGCGGGCGCACCGCCTCGGGTCCGACCGAGATCCCCGCCAAGGGCTGGAAGGACATCGCGCTGCGCACCTATCACGACATCGGCGAGAACCGCCTGTCGCTGATCGCGGCCGGCGTCACCTTCTTCACGCTGCTGGCGATCTTCCCGGCGGTGGCGGCGCTGGTGTCCTGCTACGGGCTCATCGCCGACGCCTCGACCATCAACGACCAGCTCGCCAGCCTGCAGGGCATCCTGCCCCAGGGGGCGCTGGAGATCGTCGGCGATCAGGTCAAGCGGCTGAACGAGCAGGGCAACACCACGCTCGGCTTCAGCCTGATCCTCGGCATCGCCCTGTCGGTCTGGAGCGCCAATGGCGGCGTGAAGCACGTCTTCGACGCGCTCAACCTCGTCTACAACGAGCGCGAGAAGCGCAACTTCATCGTGCTCAACCTCGTCTCCCTCGCCTTCACGGCCGGCGCGCTGCTGTTCCTGATCCTGGCGCTGTCGGCCATCGTGGTGCTGCCGGTGGTGCTGTCGTATGTCGGGCTCGGCACGGATGCGTGGTGGCTGACGCTGCTGCGCTGGCCGACGCTGCTCGTGGCGGTCCTGCTCGGGCTCGCCCTGCTCTACCGCTACGGACCCAGCCGGGACGCGCCGCGCTGGCGCTGGGTGACGCCCGGAGGCGCCTTGGCGGCCGTGCTGTGGATCGTCGCCTCGCTGCTGTTCTCCTGGTACGTCGCCCATTTCGGCAGCTACAACAAGACTTACGGCTCGCTCGGCGCGGC
This window of the Methylobacterium tardum genome carries:
- a CDS encoding sigma-70 family RNA polymerase sigma factor, producing MPVTEGSSLLDPVEDFSLADAAGDPVEETRHGLPEAVRAHLGTLLGHAYDRIGPAPGATSDRFAELLARLEAALVQAEGERDGTFRAGLLEVVPALHRFAVSLTRDPAAADDLVQDTLLRGWRGRGGFTPGTNLEAWLFTILRNVFYSQHRKHGREVSDTDGNHAERLTSVPEQGGHLDLQDVRAALDRLAPVMREALVLVAIENLSYEEAAAVMNCRIGTVKSRVWRAREQLARMLGYSGSEIGNDGVMLSVTGATV
- a CDS encoding YihY/virulence factor BrkB family protein gives rise to the protein MPAPDPVRAEAAGPEGHASTVWTLALATALIGLVAFPRRAARPAGGSSGRTGHRAGHGGGSQDGARRPSPSHEGGEAEAVARSQADRGRTASGPTEIPAKGWKDIALRTYHDIGENRLSLIAAGVTFFTLLAIFPAVAALVSCYGLIADASTINDQLASLQGILPQGALEIVGDQVKRLNEQGNTTLGFSLILGIALSVWSANGGVKHVFDALNLVYNEREKRNFIVLNLVSLAFTAGALLFLILALSAIVVLPVVLSYVGLGTDAWWLTLLRWPTLLVAVLLGLALLYRYGPSRDAPRWRWVTPGGALAAVLWIVASLLFSWYVAHFGSYNKTYGSLGAAIGFMTWIWLSTMIVLIGAQVNAEMEHQTAEDTTVGEPQPLGTRRARMADTVGAAAE